In Rubrivirga marina, the following are encoded in one genomic region:
- a CDS encoding RNA polymerase sigma factor — protein MARDHSSRLQDLARHLPFAVDDFEAARETFVRWRAEGREADRETAQLWAYCYVVWYFYGKFARERTSGVSDIDGVIERAMKRLLRSMSSVRDPERFPQFVSVVCRNVLYSYRQRRRETVELDEHVAPVAPAETSGLDRVLVRRLVARAVEALPPAISEVVRMRLLEKRSYQDIADATGRSLATTRTYYSKAIARLREDPDLCALQFGGLPADYADSEPSVEGDGEVRSNPPEGLGP, from the coding sequence GTGGCCCGCGACCACTCCTCTCGGCTCCAGGACCTGGCCCGCCACCTCCCGTTCGCCGTCGACGATTTCGAGGCGGCACGGGAGACGTTCGTGCGTTGGCGGGCCGAAGGCCGAGAGGCCGATCGGGAGACGGCCCAACTCTGGGCCTATTGCTACGTCGTGTGGTACTTCTACGGAAAGTTCGCCCGCGAGCGGACATCTGGTGTGAGCGACATCGACGGCGTCATTGAGCGCGCCATGAAGCGGCTGCTCCGGTCGATGTCGTCCGTCCGCGACCCCGAACGGTTCCCCCAGTTCGTCAGCGTCGTCTGCCGGAACGTCCTCTACTCGTACCGCCAGCGGCGCCGAGAGACGGTCGAGTTGGACGAGCACGTGGCGCCCGTGGCGCCGGCCGAGACGAGCGGACTCGACCGGGTCCTCGTCCGGCGGCTCGTCGCGCGGGCCGTCGAGGCCCTGCCGCCCGCCATCTCCGAAGTCGTCCGGATGCGACTCCTAGAAAAGCGGAGCTACCAGGACATCGCCGACGCGACCGGCCGCTCGCTCGCGACCACCCGGACCTACTACTCGAAGGCGATCGCCCGCCTTCGCGAGGACCCCGACCTCTGCGCCCTCCAGTTCGGTGGCCTCCCCGCGGACTACGCAGACAGCGAACCTTCCGTGGAGGGCGATGGAGAGGTTAGATCGAATCCACCGGAGGGTCTAGGGCCCTGA
- a CDS encoding sensor histidine kinase produces MTAPTYTPSRVHRLALRVAATVALPVGLVAAIGAGVPGGVRTGLLAGVLMALVASVATYAAVSRQIAGRLELARRTLREARKRRFDALASLPGATGRDELDALIHQVGRAGRTLQREIERLERVESYRREFLGDVSHELRTPIFAVTGFAETLLDGALDDDRVRRRFVEKIYANASRLDALTRDLSDISKLETGRLQVTREPFDLGALATEVVEGLEHAAREHHVELAVRVPATLPPVLGDRDRIRQVLTNLVENAVKYNEAGGHVEVAARLRDTGDVRIAVVDDGIGIPQDAINRLTERFFRVDKSRSRAEGGTGLGLAIVKHILEAHGQRLDVESRVGYGSAFAFALPPAPVGSGDGAMSARQPAPSERDGA; encoded by the coding sequence GTGACCGCCCCTACCTACACCCCGTCCCGCGTGCACCGCCTCGCGCTCCGCGTGGCGGCGACGGTCGCGCTGCCAGTCGGGCTCGTCGCCGCGATCGGCGCGGGCGTGCCCGGCGGCGTCCGGACAGGGCTTCTGGCGGGCGTGCTGATGGCGCTCGTCGCGAGCGTGGCGACCTACGCGGCCGTCTCGCGGCAGATCGCCGGGAGGCTGGAGTTAGCGCGGCGGACGCTCCGCGAGGCGCGGAAACGTCGGTTCGACGCCCTCGCCTCCCTCCCGGGCGCGACGGGCCGCGACGAGCTCGACGCGCTCATCCACCAGGTCGGGCGGGCCGGCCGGACGCTCCAGCGCGAGATCGAGCGGCTGGAGCGCGTCGAGAGCTACCGCCGCGAGTTCCTCGGCGACGTGAGCCACGAGCTCCGGACGCCCATCTTCGCCGTGACCGGCTTCGCCGAGACGCTCCTCGACGGCGCCCTCGACGACGACCGCGTCCGCCGCCGGTTCGTCGAGAAGATCTACGCCAACGCGAGCCGGCTGGACGCCCTCACGCGCGACCTCTCCGACATCTCGAAGCTGGAGACGGGCCGGCTTCAGGTCACGCGCGAGCCGTTCGACCTCGGCGCGCTCGCCACCGAGGTGGTCGAGGGACTGGAGCACGCGGCCCGCGAGCACCACGTCGAGCTCGCCGTCCGCGTGCCGGCCACGCTGCCGCCCGTGCTCGGCGACCGCGACCGGATCCGACAGGTCCTGACGAACCTCGTCGAGAACGCGGTCAAATACAACGAGGCCGGCGGTCACGTCGAGGTCGCCGCCCGCCTCCGCGACACCGGCGACGTCCGCATCGCCGTGGTCGACGACGGGATCGGGATCCCCCAGGACGCCATCAACCGGCTGACGGAGCGGTTCTTCCGCGTCGACAAGAGCCGGTCGCGGGCCGAGGGCGGGACGGGGCTCGGGCTGGCCATCGTCAAGCACATCCTCGAGGCGCACGGCCAGCGGCTCGACGTCGAAAGCCGCGTCGGCTACGGGTCCGCGTTCGCGTTCGCCCTCCCGCCGGCGCCGGTCGGATCAGGCGACGGGGCGATGAGCGCGCGTCAACCGGCGCCGTCAGAGCGCGACGGCGCGTAG
- a CDS encoding peptidase S1, which produces MRFATLLALSVVFSVAASAQPRTSAAPQHTLSIADAAVSTSLRAGGSDRNAVPGSGCSGYIDNAQPSAKLTVEGDGPLAIYAVSGSDTTLLVSDPAGRWHCSDDANGSNPAVTFARAAPGTYVVWVGTFSPDQAPATLSAVRGQPAW; this is translated from the coding sequence ATGCGTTTCGCCACTCTCCTCGCGCTTTCGGTCGTCTTCTCCGTCGCCGCCAGCGCCCAGCCACGCACGAGCGCGGCCCCGCAGCACACGCTGTCCATCGCCGACGCGGCCGTCTCGACCTCGCTCCGGGCCGGCGGCTCGGACCGGAATGCCGTTCCCGGGAGCGGTTGCTCGGGCTACATCGACAACGCCCAGCCGTCGGCGAAGCTGACGGTCGAGGGCGACGGGCCGCTCGCGATCTACGCCGTCTCGGGCTCCGACACGACGCTGCTCGTCTCCGACCCGGCCGGTCGCTGGCACTGCTCCGACGACGCCAACGGGAGCAACCCGGCCGTGACGTTCGCCCGCGCGGCGCCCGGCACGTACGTCGTGTGGGTCGGGACGTTTTCGCCGGATCAGGCCCCGGCGACCCTCTCGGCGGTCCGCGGCCAGCCGGCCTGGTAG
- a CDS encoding sensor histidine kinase, which translates to MDRLSDTNANPRLSAEVLERALHATDIMVVLTDPHLEDNPIIWVNDYFCQFTGYGRDEVLGRNCRFLQGDDRDQPAIRRLRRAIDAGESVNVHIRNYRKDGSPFDNDLYVSPVRETPSDLDGPIRYFIGVQNDSTARIRAEAEVADRTREVHETAENERERFGMDLHDGLGQELAGVGLLLKALVGRLEDEGSASGALAGRVLDLVEEALSSARDMARGLNPVDASPYGLGDALRTLCDRVAESQPDIEVRARVEPIPFDDRREARHLYRIAQEALSNAVKHAEASQVLVTLHRTGGSVHLEVRDDGAGVPEELTEVGDAVPVQDRAELARRGMGLYGMRYRADLIGAALTVRRDDGGGTVVRCVVPDAASGPRAGHRARSGERE; encoded by the coding sequence ATGGACCGCCTCTCCGACACGAACGCCAACCCTCGCCTCTCGGCGGAGGTCCTCGAACGGGCCCTCCACGCGACCGACATCATGGTCGTCCTCACCGACCCCCACCTCGAGGACAACCCGATCATCTGGGTCAACGACTACTTCTGCCAGTTCACCGGCTACGGACGCGACGAGGTCCTGGGCCGGAACTGCCGGTTCCTCCAGGGCGACGACCGTGACCAGCCGGCCATCCGCCGCCTCCGCCGCGCGATCGACGCGGGCGAAAGCGTGAACGTCCACATCCGCAACTACCGGAAGGACGGGTCGCCGTTCGACAACGACCTCTACGTGAGCCCGGTCCGCGAGACCCCGAGCGACCTCGACGGCCCGATCCGCTACTTCATCGGCGTTCAGAACGACTCGACGGCCCGCATCCGCGCCGAGGCCGAGGTGGCCGATCGGACGCGGGAGGTCCACGAGACGGCCGAGAACGAGCGGGAGCGGTTCGGGATGGACCTCCACGACGGCCTCGGGCAGGAGCTGGCCGGCGTCGGGCTCCTCCTCAAGGCGCTGGTTGGGCGGCTCGAGGACGAGGGGTCGGCGTCGGGCGCGCTCGCCGGCCGCGTGCTCGATCTGGTGGAGGAGGCGCTCTCATCGGCGCGCGACATGGCGCGCGGACTCAACCCCGTCGACGCATCGCCGTACGGACTCGGCGACGCGCTCCGGACGCTCTGTGACCGGGTGGCCGAGTCGCAGCCCGACATCGAGGTCCGCGCTCGTGTCGAGCCCATCCCCTTCGACGACCGCCGCGAGGCCCGGCACCTCTACCGGATCGCACAGGAGGCCCTCTCGAACGCCGTCAAGCACGCCGAGGCGAGCCAGGTCCTCGTCACGCTCCACCGGACGGGCGGGTCGGTCCACCTCGAGGTCCGCGACGACGGGGCCGGCGTGCCGGAGGAACTGACCGAGGTGGGCGACGCCGTGCCGGTCCAGGACCGCGCCGAGCTCGCGCGGCGGGGGATGGGCCTCTACGGGATGCGCTACCGCGCCGACCTCATCGGCGCCGCGCTGACCGTCCGCCGCGACGACGGCGGGGGGACGGTCGTTCGGTGTGTCGTGCCGGACGCCGCGAGCGGCCCCCGCGCGGGCCACCGCGCGCGGAGCGGTGAGCGCGAGTGA
- the frr gene encoding ribosome recycling factor, whose translation MIDDSLQAALDEAEMDMDAALEHLVHELNTIRAGRANPQMLDGVRVEAYGTTVPLNQVANTAAPQADLITVSPYDKNTIGAIERGITEANLGLNPTNNGSQILLSIPPLTEERRRDLAKTARAKGEEAKISIRNARRSAKDTIKKTAAAESLSEDMEYEAEQALQDLTDRFVVRVDKTLDNKEKDIMTV comes from the coding sequence ATGATCGACGACTCCCTCCAAGCGGCCCTCGACGAGGCCGAGATGGACATGGACGCCGCCCTCGAGCACCTCGTCCACGAGCTCAACACGATCCGCGCCGGCCGCGCCAACCCGCAGATGCTCGACGGCGTCCGCGTCGAGGCCTACGGCACGACGGTCCCGCTCAACCAGGTCGCCAACACGGCGGCTCCCCAGGCCGACCTCATCACGGTCAGTCCGTACGACAAGAACACGATCGGGGCCATCGAGCGCGGGATCACGGAGGCCAACCTCGGTCTGAACCCGACCAACAACGGGTCGCAGATCCTCCTCTCGATCCCGCCGCTGACCGAGGAGCGCCGCCGCGACCTCGCCAAGACGGCCCGCGCCAAGGGCGAGGAGGCCAAGATCTCGATCCGCAACGCGCGCCGCTCGGCGAAGGACACGATCAAGAAGACGGCCGCCGCGGAGTCGCTCTCGGAGGACATGGAGTACGAGGCCGAGCAGGCGCTCCAGGACCTGACCGACCGCTTCGTGGTCCGCGTCGACAAGACGCTCGACAACAAGGAGAAGGACATCATGACGGTCTAG
- a CDS encoding outer membrane beta-barrel protein — protein sequence MLRSPALRAVTLAALLLPVGASAQAGREGLSLSAHVYAAQLAIDDGSDESSDSGGGIAGEVAYGFTPRLVAFLALGGAGMEPEDGGEGYGLGTADLGLRFNLRPSSRLNPYLQTAVTGQVASFDVPGTSANLEARGGGLTLGGGLLYDLSPSVAFDVALDLTGGRFTELAFEGESTDNFDEIDSGIVRLGVGLVFKP from the coding sequence ATGCTCCGGTCCCCCGCCCTCCGCGCCGTCACGCTCGCGGCCCTTCTCCTGCCGGTCGGCGCATCCGCCCAGGCCGGCCGGGAGGGCCTCTCGCTCTCTGCCCACGTCTACGCCGCCCAACTCGCCATCGATGACGGGAGCGACGAGTCGTCGGACAGTGGCGGGGGCATCGCGGGCGAGGTCGCCTATGGGTTCACGCCGCGCCTCGTGGCGTTCCTCGCGCTCGGCGGCGCGGGCATGGAGCCGGAAGACGGCGGCGAGGGCTACGGCCTCGGCACGGCCGACCTCGGGCTCCGGTTCAACCTCCGGCCGTCGTCGCGGCTCAACCCCTACCTCCAGACGGCCGTGACCGGCCAGGTGGCCTCGTTCGACGTCCCGGGCACGAGCGCGAACCTCGAGGCCCGCGGCGGCGGGCTCACGCTCGGCGGCGGCCTCCTCTACGACCTCAGCCCGTCGGTGGCGTTCGACGTCGCGCTCGACCTGACGGGGGGCCGGTTCACAGAGCTGGCGTTCGAAGGCGAATCGACCGACAACTTCGACGAGATCGACAGCGGGATCGTCCGCCTCGGCGTCGGGCTCGTCTTCAAGCCGTAG
- a CDS encoding MarR family winged helix-turn-helix transcriptional regulator, translated as MTLSDLIQQDHFASLEQEALLNVLATASWISGEMTAAMAPHGVTQAQYNVLRILRGRHPERYACSEIGERLLDRTPDVTRLLVRLEARGLIKRERAEHDRRVVEVHITPEGLDVLSRLDAPVAEAIGRLGRHLTDDQLSQLSSLLETLRTDQEA; from the coding sequence GTGACGCTCTCCGACCTTATCCAGCAGGACCACTTCGCCTCGCTCGAACAAGAGGCCCTGCTCAACGTGCTCGCCACCGCCTCCTGGATCTCGGGCGAGATGACGGCGGCCATGGCCCCACACGGCGTCACGCAGGCCCAATACAACGTCCTCCGGATTCTCCGCGGTCGGCACCCCGAACGCTACGCCTGCTCCGAGATCGGCGAGCGGCTCCTCGACCGGACGCCCGACGTCACGCGGCTCCTCGTCCGACTGGAAGCGCGCGGCCTCATCAAGCGCGAGCGGGCGGAGCACGACCGGCGCGTCGTCGAGGTCCACATCACCCCCGAGGGGCTCGACGTGCTGAGCCGGCTCGACGCCCCTGTGGCGGAGGCGATCGGCCGCCTCGGGCGTCACCTCACAGACGATCAGCTCTCGCAGCTCTCGAGCCTGCTCGAAACGCTGCGGACGGACCAGGAGGCCTAG
- the rpsB gene encoding 30S ribosomal protein S2, translating to MARASLEDLLRAGAHFGHLTSRWNPKMAPYIFMQRNGIHILDLKQTQQLLDDAADAAGRFAAKGRKILFIGTKKQAQSVVREEAERAGMPFVVDRWQGGMMTNFATIRGSLRRMETLRREEADGTTAQLKKKERLMRSRELEKLDRVLGGISDMGKLPGAVFVVDVKREHIAVDEARKLNIPIIALVDSNVDPDLVDFPIPANDDAMKSVALFTRVIADAIIEGQKAGAIERDAAVAEAQKRAVEDEKADTEEAAQEEEVTTMADAETEAKVEAAQARSAS from the coding sequence ATGGCACGCGCCTCCCTCGAAGACCTGCTCCGCGCCGGCGCCCACTTCGGGCACCTCACCTCCCGGTGGAACCCGAAGATGGCCCCGTACATCTTCATGCAGCGGAACGGGATTCACATCCTGGACCTCAAGCAGACCCAGCAGCTCCTGGACGACGCCGCCGACGCGGCCGGCCGGTTCGCGGCGAAGGGCCGGAAGATCCTCTTTATCGGCACCAAGAAGCAGGCCCAGAGCGTCGTCCGCGAGGAGGCCGAGCGCGCCGGGATGCCGTTCGTCGTCGACCGCTGGCAGGGCGGGATGATGACCAACTTCGCCACCATCCGCGGGAGCCTCCGCCGGATGGAGACGCTCCGTCGCGAGGAGGCCGACGGCACGACGGCCCAGCTCAAGAAGAAGGAGCGGCTCATGCGGTCGCGCGAGCTCGAGAAGCTCGACCGCGTCCTCGGCGGCATCTCGGACATGGGCAAGCTGCCCGGCGCCGTCTTCGTCGTCGACGTCAAGCGCGAGCACATCGCCGTCGACGAGGCCCGCAAGCTGAACATCCCGATCATCGCCCTCGTCGACTCGAACGTCGACCCGGACCTCGTCGACTTCCCGATCCCGGCGAACGACGACGCGATGAAGTCCGTCGCTCTCTTTACGCGCGTCATCGCCGACGCCATCATCGAGGGCCAGAAGGCCGGCGCCATCGAGCGCGACGCGGCCGTCGCCGAGGCCCAGAAGCGGGCCGTCGAGGATGAGAAGGCCGACACCGAGGAGGCCGCCCAGGAAGAGGAGGTCACGACGATGGCCGACGCCGAGACCGAGGCGAAGGTCGAGGCCGCCCAGGCCCGCTCCGCCTCCTAA
- the tsf gene encoding translation elongation factor Ts yields the protein MAISAQDVKKLREQTGVGMMDCKKALVEADGNFEEAVEILRKKGQKVAAKRADREASEGAIVTATTDDGGAGVIAEVNSETDFVARNDEFVGFAQSIADALLAARPADVEAAKADVQVNGQALGDALTQMTGKIGEKIELKRFEIVDAADGGTVVDYIHPGAKLGVLVEMTGDGDLEDAGRDVAMQAAAMNPIAATRADVPQDVQDKELEIGREQARAEGKPDQILDKIAEGKLNRYFKDNVLVEQPFVKDSSQTVQQMLKAQGADLKRFVRFALGG from the coding sequence ATGGCTATTTCCGCCCAGGACGTCAAGAAGCTCCGCGAGCAGACCGGCGTCGGCATGATGGACTGCAAGAAGGCGCTCGTCGAGGCCGACGGCAACTTCGAGGAGGCCGTCGAGATCCTCCGCAAGAAGGGCCAGAAGGTGGCCGCCAAGCGCGCCGACCGCGAGGCCTCCGAAGGCGCCATCGTCACCGCGACCACCGACGACGGCGGTGCCGGCGTCATCGCCGAGGTCAACTCCGAGACCGACTTCGTGGCCCGCAACGACGAGTTCGTCGGCTTCGCCCAGTCGATCGCTGACGCGCTCCTGGCGGCCCGCCCCGCCGACGTCGAGGCCGCCAAGGCCGACGTCCAGGTCAACGGCCAGGCGCTCGGCGACGCTCTCACCCAGATGACCGGGAAGATCGGCGAGAAGATCGAGCTCAAGCGGTTCGAGATCGTCGACGCCGCCGACGGCGGGACCGTCGTCGACTACATCCACCCGGGCGCCAAGCTCGGCGTGCTGGTCGAGATGACGGGCGACGGCGACCTCGAGGACGCCGGCCGTGACGTGGCCATGCAGGCCGCCGCCATGAACCCGATCGCCGCGACCCGTGCCGACGTCCCGCAGGACGTCCAGGACAAGGAACTCGAGATCGGCCGCGAGCAGGCCCGCGCCGAGGGCAAGCCGGACCAGATCCTCGACAAGATCGCCGAGGGCAAGCTGAACCGGTACTTCAAGGACAACGTCCTCGTCGAGCAGCCCTTCGTGAAGGACTCCTCGCAGACGGTCCAGCAGATGCTGAAGGCCCAGGGCGCCGACCTCAAGCGGTTCGTCCGCTTCGCGCTCGGCGGCTGA
- the rplM gene encoding 50S ribosomal protein L13, whose amino-acid sequence MNTTSFKTYSAKPGDVEQAWHVVDAENVVVGRLAARVATILRGKDKPEYTPHMDVGDYVVVVNADKVRFTGKKETDKKYFRHSGYPGGIRERTPKEVRATHPERIIEAAVKGMLPRTKLGRQLYKKLHVYAGPDHPHEAQQPQTLTID is encoded by the coding sequence ATGAACACGACCTCGTTCAAGACCTACAGCGCCAAGCCCGGCGACGTCGAGCAGGCCTGGCACGTGGTCGACGCCGAGAACGTCGTCGTCGGCCGGCTCGCCGCTCGCGTGGCCACCATCCTCCGCGGCAAGGACAAGCCCGAGTACACTCCCCACATGGACGTCGGCGACTACGTGGTCGTGGTCAACGCCGACAAGGTCCGGTTCACGGGGAAGAAGGAGACGGACAAGAAGTACTTCCGGCACTCGGGCTACCCCGGCGGCATCCGCGAGCGGACGCCCAAGGAGGTCCGCGCCACGCACCCCGAGCGGATCATCGAGGCGGCCGTCAAGGGCATGCTCCCACGCACGAAGCTCGGCCGCCAGCTCTACAAGAAGCTCCACGTCTACGCCGGCCCGGACCACCCGCACGAGGCCCAGCAGCCGCAGACGCTCACGATCGATTAG
- a CDS encoding TetR family transcriptional regulator, with protein MAARSKPPVTGDRAATRARLLAAARRQFSHAGYGQVGVREIAAEADVNAALINRYFGSKLGLFTEVVGDSFTIGNLLVGERATLGDRLARWLLRPRREGFDPTLVLLHSAPHPEAGGVLRAAIAEQVATPLAEWLGGADARERAGLVVAVLFGFALTRDVIGSGTLGGDKDTLARHLGDVLQRLIDGA; from the coding sequence ATGGCCGCCCGCTCCAAGCCGCCCGTCACTGGCGACCGCGCCGCCACGCGCGCCCGGCTCCTGGCCGCCGCCCGCCGCCAGTTCTCGCACGCCGGCTACGGCCAGGTCGGCGTCCGCGAGATCGCGGCCGAGGCCGACGTCAACGCCGCGCTCATCAACCGCTACTTCGGCTCGAAGCTCGGCCTCTTCACCGAGGTCGTCGGCGACAGCTTCACGATCGGCAACCTCCTCGTGGGCGAGCGGGCCACGCTCGGCGACCGGCTCGCGCGGTGGCTCCTCCGGCCACGCCGCGAGGGGTTCGACCCGACGCTCGTCCTGCTCCACTCGGCCCCGCACCCCGAGGCTGGCGGCGTCCTCCGCGCCGCGATCGCCGAGCAGGTGGCCACCCCGTTGGCCGAGTGGCTCGGCGGCGCCGACGCCCGCGAGCGGGCCGGCCTCGTCGTGGCCGTCCTGTTCGGGTTCGCCCTCACGCGCGACGTGATCGGCTCGGGCACGCTCGGCGGCGACAAGGACACGCTGGCCCGCCACCTCGGCGACGTCCTCCAGCGGCTCATCGACGGAGCGTAG
- the ruvA gene encoding Holliday junction branch migration protein RuvA — MYAYVSGTLADKKPTEAVIEAGGVGYRLLIPASSYERLPAVGQPAKLVTSFVVRDDALTLYGFASDPERTTFETLTNVSGVGPKLAIAALSAMSPSELRDSVVAGDAAMLTRIPGIGKRTAERLIVELRDKFASMDGLEPAGALGGDGSSEARADARSGLEALGLSRAEAEKRLRKVLRAHPGTQSAEELIRLALREA, encoded by the coding sequence GTGTACGCCTACGTTTCTGGCACACTCGCCGACAAGAAGCCGACCGAAGCCGTCATCGAGGCCGGCGGCGTCGGCTACCGCCTGCTCATCCCGGCCTCGTCGTATGAGCGGCTGCCGGCCGTCGGCCAGCCGGCCAAGCTGGTCACGTCGTTCGTCGTCCGCGACGACGCGCTCACGCTCTACGGGTTCGCCTCGGACCCCGAGCGGACGACGTTCGAGACGCTGACCAACGTGAGCGGAGTCGGGCCGAAGCTGGCCATCGCCGCGCTCAGCGCCATGAGCCCGAGCGAACTCCGCGACTCCGTCGTGGCCGGCGACGCGGCCATGCTCACGCGCATCCCCGGCATCGGGAAGCGGACGGCCGAGCGGCTCATCGTCGAGCTCCGCGACAAGTTCGCCTCGATGGACGGGCTCGAACCCGCCGGCGCGCTCGGCGGCGACGGCTCCAGCGAGGCCCGCGCCGACGCCCGTTCGGGCCTGGAGGCGCTCGGGCTCAGCCGGGCCGAGGCCGAGAAGCGGCTCCGGAAAGTCCTTCGCGCCCACCCCGGCACCCAGTCGGCCGAGGAGCTCATCCGGCTCGCCCTCCGCGAAGCGTAG
- the rpsI gene encoding 30S ribosomal protein S9, with protein MATQYQAVGRRKTSVARVYLRPGSGNVVVNKRPLAEYLPTAIRQASATAPLDLTELRGQFDVLVNAKGGGLTGQAEAIQLGIARALVDFNEDLRKPLRDAGYLTRDPRMVERKKPGQPKARKKFQFSKR; from the coding sequence ATGGCAACCCAGTACCAGGCCGTCGGCCGCCGCAAGACGTCGGTCGCCCGCGTCTACCTCCGCCCCGGCTCCGGCAACGTCGTCGTCAACAAGCGGCCGCTCGCGGAGTACCTCCCGACGGCGATCCGCCAGGCGTCCGCGACGGCCCCGCTCGACCTCACCGAGCTCCGCGGCCAGTTCGACGTCCTCGTCAACGCGAAGGGCGGCGGGCTGACCGGCCAGGCCGAGGCCATCCAGCTCGGCATCGCCCGGGCCCTCGTCGACTTCAACGAGGACCTCCGCAAGCCGCTCCGCGACGCCGGCTACCTCACGCGCGACCCGCGCATGGTCGAGCGGAAGAAGCCCGGCCAGCCGAAGGCCCGCAAGAAGTTCCAGTTCTCGAAGCGCTAA
- the pyrH gene encoding UMP kinase encodes MVPDDLSSHASSRGDGLRYRRVLLKLSGEALLGDKSFGIDHGVLGQYAADVKEAVDAGAEVALVIGGGNIFRGVSPQGSKMSSRAHADYMGMLATMINGMALQDALEGVGLDTRLVSAIDMNEIAEPFIRRRAIRHLEKGRVVVFGAGTGHPYFSTDTAAALRAAEVDAQVILKGTRVDGVFTADPETDASAQRYETIYGAEVIQRDLKVMDLTAVTLAKESGLPILVFNMNRPGTFARVLRGEPVGTTVHWDDAAEPLVLA; translated from the coding sequence ATGGTCCCCGACGACCTGTCGTCCCACGCGTCCTCGCGTGGCGACGGCCTCCGCTACCGCCGCGTCCTCCTCAAGCTGAGCGGCGAGGCCCTCCTCGGAGACAAGTCGTTCGGCATCGACCACGGCGTCCTCGGCCAGTACGCCGCCGATGTGAAGGAGGCCGTCGACGCCGGCGCCGAGGTGGCCCTCGTCATCGGCGGTGGCAACATCTTCCGCGGCGTCTCGCCGCAGGGCTCCAAGATGTCGAGCCGCGCCCACGCCGACTACATGGGCATGCTGGCGACGATGATCAACGGGATGGCGCTCCAGGACGCCCTCGAGGGCGTCGGCCTCGACACCCGGCTCGTCTCGGCCATCGACATGAACGAGATCGCCGAGCCGTTCATCCGGCGCCGCGCCATCCGCCACCTCGAGAAGGGCCGTGTGGTCGTGTTCGGGGCCGGGACCGGCCACCCGTACTTCTCGACCGACACGGCCGCCGCGCTCCGCGCCGCCGAGGTCGACGCCCAGGTCATCCTCAAGGGCACCCGCGTCGACGGCGTGTTCACGGCCGACCCCGAGACCGACGCCTCGGCCCAGCGCTACGAGACCATCTACGGCGCCGAGGTCATCCAGCGTGACCTGAAGGTCATGGACCTCACGGCCGTCACGCTGGCCAAGGAGAGCGGCCTGCCCATCCTCGTTTTCAACATGAATCGGCCCGGGACGTTCGCCCGGGTCCTCCGCGGCGAGCCCGTCGGCACGACCGTCCACTGGGACGACGCGGCCGAGCCGCTCGTCCTCGCCTAG
- a CDS encoding response regulator transcription factor, which yields MDAAAPALPTDDDRATVLVVDDEPDLVELLQYALETAGFTVLTAADGVSGLALAEAEKPDLIVVDIMMPRMDGVALTEQIRERAALRLTPILMLTARTDERDEIAGLEAGADDYLPKPVSPKRLVSRVKALLRRIEREEEATTAQVRVHDIVVDRDRYVVERPATGETFRLPRKEFELLFFLASHPGRVFERDELLSAVWGADVVVVDRTVDVHVRKIREKIGSDYIETVKGVGYRLAEALGE from the coding sequence ATGGACGCCGCCGCGCCTGCGCTCCCGACGGACGACGACCGCGCCACGGTCCTCGTCGTCGACGACGAGCCGGACCTCGTCGAGCTCCTCCAGTACGCCCTCGAGACCGCGGGCTTTACCGTCCTCACGGCCGCCGACGGCGTGTCCGGGCTCGCGCTCGCCGAGGCCGAGAAGCCGGACCTCATCGTGGTCGACATCATGATGCCGCGGATGGACGGGGTCGCGCTGACCGAGCAGATCCGCGAACGGGCCGCGCTTCGGCTCACGCCGATCCTGATGCTGACGGCGCGGACCGACGAGCGCGACGAGATCGCCGGGCTCGAGGCCGGAGCCGACGACTACCTCCCGAAGCCGGTCTCCCCGAAGCGCCTCGTGAGCCGGGTCAAGGCGCTCCTCCGACGGATCGAGCGCGAAGAGGAGGCCACGACGGCGCAGGTCCGCGTCCACGACATCGTGGTCGACCGCGACCGCTACGTCGTCGAGCGGCCCGCGACGGGCGAGACGTTCCGGCTCCCGCGGAAGGAGTTCGAACTCCTGTTCTTCCTGGCCAGCCACCCCGGCCGCGTGTTCGAGCGCGACGAGCTCCTCAGCGCCGTTTGGGGCGCCGACGTCGTCGTCGTGGACCGGACGGTCGATGTCCACGTGCGGAAGATCCGGGAGAAGATCGGGAGCGACTACATCGAGACCGTCAAGGGCGTCGGGTACCGGCTGGCGGAGGCGCTGGGCGAGTAG